Proteins co-encoded in one Aquincola tertiaricarbonis genomic window:
- the mutM gene encoding bifunctional DNA-formamidopyrimidine glycosylase/DNA-(apurinic or apyrimidinic site) lyase has protein sequence MPEMPEVETTRRSFADRIAGARVERLLMGAPLRWPLGREPAELVGATVGDTVRRGKYLWLPLQLPAEPAGGLLMHLGMSGSLAFLPAPAREAGKHDHFELHTSLGVLRLTDPRRFGAVVWSPAIDAGMAAKLLATLGHEPFDEALTPALFHAELQRRRAPIKAALLAGDIIVGAGNIYACEALFEARIDPRTPADRISRPRAARLLAAVRDVLSRALALGGSTLRDFRDAHGMDGQFQLQARVYGREGQPCPNCGAPVRRIVQAQRSTFYCAVCQKR, from the coding sequence ATGCCTGAAATGCCGGAAGTGGAAACCACGCGCCGCAGCTTTGCCGACCGCATTGCCGGCGCCCGGGTGGAAAGGCTGCTGATGGGCGCGCCCCTGCGCTGGCCGCTGGGCCGGGAGCCGGCCGAGCTGGTGGGCGCGACGGTGGGCGACACGGTGCGCCGCGGCAAGTACCTGTGGCTGCCGCTGCAGCTGCCGGCTGAGCCGGCGGGCGGGCTGCTGATGCACCTGGGCATGTCGGGCTCGCTCGCTTTCCTGCCCGCGCCCGCGCGCGAGGCTGGCAAGCACGATCACTTCGAGCTGCACACCAGCCTGGGCGTGCTGCGCCTGACCGACCCGCGGCGCTTCGGTGCGGTAGTGTGGTCGCCGGCCATCGATGCCGGCATGGCCGCCAAGCTGCTGGCGACGCTGGGGCATGAGCCCTTCGACGAGGCGCTGACGCCGGCCCTGTTCCATGCCGAGCTGCAGCGTCGCCGGGCGCCGATCAAGGCCGCGCTGCTGGCAGGCGACATCATCGTGGGCGCCGGCAACATCTATGCGTGCGAAGCGCTGTTCGAAGCCCGCATCGACCCGCGCACGCCCGCTGACCGCATCAGCCGCCCCCGGGCGGCGCGGCTGCTGGCGGCGGTGCGCGACGTGTTGAGCCGCGCGCTGGCACTGGGCGGCAGCACCTTGAGGGATTTTCGCGACGCCCACGGCATGGACGGGCAGTTCCAATTGCAAGCGCGTGTGTACGGCCGCGAAGGGCAGCCCTGCCCCAATTGCGGTGCCCCGGTACGGCGCATCGTGCAGGCACAGCGCAGCACTTTCTACTGTGCGGTATGCCAGAAACGCTAG
- a CDS encoding dynamin family protein yields MEFTFAHHLDALADWREDAARQVAAFQQTLGSHELLDDSLLQLLGTMRQRLASEQLVVAFVAEFSRGKSELINAIFFADTGRRMLPATPGRTTMCPVELGHDDALPPLLALLPIETRLEPAPLAELRGQSARWKRLRLDVTDPDRVAEALKELTRTKAVSLEEARALGLAPSADTAEAASGARLRPDGLVDVPAWRHAIVNYPHPLLRRGLVVLDTPGLNAVGAEPELTLSLLPTAHAIVFVVGADTGVTQSELAVWHDHLGGHGPARYVVLNKIDTLADPLLTPAEVQGQVEGQCARVAEMLGVPPSAVHAVSARQALVARIANGGLADAAASATGGLATLEDALVTQLLPRRRQVLAEMVLSGTATVEAQASRRVADQRRQLHEQLTELRDVRGKSASKVQRTLERLDAEAQDFERCTGRLAALRSVQSRLVADAVQLLSATQLREEVARMQLESAGRLLKLGARKAFTQLCTRLRQRLERAAALGAEAQAMLTASYQQLNTDFGFALASGAAPTHLRALGEIDLIERNYGRYLGLPYALRLGDARQMEQFRRMLVSKLEVIFELAAAETERWSQALTVQADMQMRDRRRGFQRRRETLERAHSAAGDLATRIQELETQHRHWEQLAEQVHAQAVGLRALMLNNAVAEVDIPLALPERRDAAPPLTLVRSAAGRGRKGGA; encoded by the coding sequence ATGGAGTTCACTTTTGCCCACCACCTGGACGCCCTCGCCGACTGGCGCGAGGACGCCGCCCGTCAGGTGGCAGCGTTCCAGCAGACCCTGGGCAGCCACGAGTTGCTGGACGACAGCCTGCTGCAGTTGCTGGGCACCATGCGGCAGCGCCTGGCCAGCGAGCAGCTGGTGGTGGCTTTCGTCGCCGAGTTTTCGCGCGGCAAGTCCGAGCTGATCAACGCCATCTTCTTTGCCGACACCGGCCGCCGCATGCTGCCGGCCACGCCTGGCCGCACCACGATGTGCCCGGTGGAGCTGGGCCATGACGATGCGCTGCCGCCGCTGTTGGCCCTGCTGCCGATCGAAACCCGGCTGGAGCCGGCGCCGCTGGCCGAGCTGCGTGGCCAGTCGGCCCGCTGGAAGCGCCTGCGGCTGGACGTGACCGACCCCGACCGCGTGGCCGAGGCGCTGAAGGAGCTGACGCGCACCAAGGCCGTGTCGCTGGAAGAGGCCCGCGCGCTGGGCCTGGCGCCGTCGGCCGACACGGCCGAGGCCGCCAGCGGCGCCCGCCTGCGCCCCGACGGCCTGGTGGACGTGCCCGCCTGGCGGCATGCCATCGTCAACTACCCCCACCCGCTGCTGCGCCGCGGGCTGGTGGTGCTGGACACGCCCGGCCTGAACGCGGTGGGCGCGGAGCCCGAGCTCACGCTGTCGCTGCTGCCCACCGCGCATGCCATCGTCTTCGTGGTGGGGGCGGACACCGGCGTCACCCAGTCGGAGCTGGCCGTGTGGCACGACCACCTGGGTGGCCACGGCCCGGCGCGCTACGTGGTGCTGAACAAGATCGACACCCTGGCCGACCCGCTGCTGACGCCGGCCGAGGTGCAGGGGCAGGTGGAAGGCCAGTGCGCCCGCGTGGCGGAGATGCTGGGCGTGCCGCCGTCGGCGGTGCATGCCGTCTCGGCCCGCCAGGCGCTGGTGGCCCGCATCGCCAACGGCGGCCTGGCGGATGCCGCGGCCTCCGCCACTGGCGGCCTGGCCACGCTGGAAGATGCGCTGGTGACGCAGCTGCTGCCGCGCCGCCGCCAGGTGCTGGCGGAGATGGTGCTGAGCGGTACCGCCACCGTGGAAGCACAGGCCAGCCGCCGGGTGGCCGACCAGCGCCGGCAGTTGCATGAGCAGCTCACCGAACTGCGCGACGTGCGCGGCAAGAGCGCCAGCAAGGTGCAGCGCACGCTGGAGCGGCTGGACGCCGAGGCGCAGGACTTCGAGCGCTGCACCGGCCGCCTGGCGGCGCTGCGCTCGGTGCAAAGCCGCCTGGTGGCAGACGCGGTGCAGTTGCTGTCGGCCACCCAGTTGCGTGAGGAAGTGGCCCGCATGCAGCTGGAGTCGGCCGGCCGCTTGCTGAAGCTGGGCGCGCGCAAGGCCTTCACCCAGCTGTGCACGCGGCTGCGCCAGCGGCTGGAGCGCGCGGCCGCGCTGGGCGCGGAGGCGCAGGCCATGCTCACCGCCAGCTACCAGCAGCTGAACACCGATTTCGGCTTTGCGCTGGCTTCGGGCGCGGCGCCCACGCATCTGCGCGCGCTGGGCGAGATCGACCTGATCGAGCGCAACTACGGCCGTTACCTGGGCCTGCCCTATGCGCTGCGGCTGGGCGACGCCCGCCAGATGGAACAGTTCCGCCGCATGTTGGTGAGCAAGCTGGAAGTCATCTTCGAGCTGGCCGCGGCCGAGACCGAGCGCTGGAGCCAGGCGCTGACGGTGCAGGCCGACATGCAGATGCGCGACCGGCGCCGCGGCTTCCAGCGCCGGCGCGAGACGCTGGAGCGCGCCCACAGCGCTGCCGGCGACCTGGCCACTCGCATCCAGGAGCTGGAAACCCAGCACCGCCACTGGGAGCAACTGGCGGAGCAGGTGCATGCGCAGGCCGTGGGCCTGCGCGCGCTGATGCTCAACAACGCGGTGGCCGAAGTGGACATTCCGCTGGCGCTGCCCGAGCGCCGGGACGCCGCGCCACCGTTGACGCTGGTGCGTTCGGCCGCTGGACGCGGGCGCAAGGGCGGTGCCTGA
- the mutY gene encoding A/G-specific adenine glycosylase: protein MNAAVPAAALNATSPATLPPAAVPTPDIAARVIGWQRTHGRHGLPWQHTRDPYRVWLSEIMLQQTQVSTVLDYYPRFLARFPDVAALAAAPLDDVLGLWSGLGYYSRARNLHRCAQAVMAEHGGTFPPSSALLATLPGIGRSTAAAIAAFCFGERAAILDGNVKRVLSRALGFGGDLASVKEERALWQLAEALLPEQHMDIYTQGLMDLGATICTVRRPQCLLCPLQPVCVAQKEGQPERYPVKTRKLKRSARSNALLWLQHADRVWLVQRPATGVWAGLWTLPLYDDLSEPQRLGRHWPGQGEALPAFQHVLTHFDWALQPYRHALPAALGPAALAEVAAALPAGRWVTLAEAATMGLPAPIRKLLVV from the coding sequence ATGAATGCCGCTGTTCCCGCCGCCGCCCTGAACGCCACGTCCCCCGCGACCCTCCCGCCGGCTGCCGTACCCACCCCCGACATCGCCGCCCGCGTCATCGGCTGGCAGCGCACCCATGGCCGCCACGGCCTGCCCTGGCAGCACACCCGCGACCCCTACCGGGTGTGGCTGTCGGAGATCATGTTGCAGCAGACGCAGGTGTCCACGGTGCTGGACTACTACCCGCGTTTTCTGGCCCGCTTTCCGGATGTGGCGGCCTTGGCCGCCGCGCCGCTGGACGACGTGCTGGGCCTGTGGAGCGGCCTGGGCTACTACAGCCGCGCCCGCAACCTGCACCGCTGCGCGCAGGCGGTGATGGCCGAGCACGGCGGTACCTTTCCGCCCAGCAGCGCGCTGCTGGCCACGCTGCCGGGCATCGGTCGGTCCACCGCCGCCGCCATCGCGGCCTTCTGCTTCGGTGAGCGCGCCGCCATCCTGGACGGCAACGTCAAGCGGGTGCTGTCACGGGCGCTGGGCTTCGGCGGCGACCTGGCTTCGGTGAAAGAAGAGCGCGCGCTGTGGCAACTGGCCGAAGCCTTGCTGCCCGAGCAGCACATGGACATCTACACCCAGGGCCTGATGGACCTGGGCGCCACCATCTGCACCGTGCGCCGGCCGCAGTGCCTGCTGTGCCCGCTGCAGCCGGTGTGCGTGGCACAGAAGGAGGGTCAGCCCGAGCGCTACCCGGTCAAGACCCGCAAGCTCAAGCGCAGTGCGCGCAGCAACGCGCTGCTGTGGCTGCAGCATGCCGACCGGGTGTGGCTGGTGCAGCGGCCCGCGACCGGCGTCTGGGCCGGGCTGTGGACGCTGCCGCTGTACGACGACCTGAGCGAGCCGCAGCGCCTGGGCCGTCACTGGCCGGGGCAGGGCGAGGCGCTGCCCGCCTTCCAGCATGTGCTCACGCATTTCGACTGGGCGCTGCAGCCCTACCGCCATGCACTGCCGGCGGCCTTGGGCCCGGCCGCCCTCGCCGAGGTGGCCGCCGCGCTGCCCGCCGGTCGCTGGGTGACGCTGGCCGAAGCCGCGACGATGGGCCTGCCGGCACCGATCCGCAAGCTGCTGGTGGTTTGA
- a CDS encoding LON peptidase substrate-binding domain-containing protein has protein sequence MTVLPLFPLQTVLFPGGRLNLKVFEARYLDMVGDCLRQGRPFGVVCLQSGGEVRRKDGGGSGAVRFHDTGVQAHIDEVDAEQAGILHIRCSGRERFELTQPRQQPDGLWLADAELLPADTPATPPESTAATVQALRDAIEAMRREGAEPFIPPYQFNDAGWVANRWCEILPISRPAKQKLMALDDPVARLKLVDEFLRDQGVVGS, from the coding sequence ATGACCGTGCTGCCGCTGTTTCCGCTGCAGACGGTGCTGTTCCCCGGCGGGCGCCTGAACCTGAAGGTGTTCGAGGCGCGTTACCTCGACATGGTGGGCGACTGCCTGCGGCAGGGCCGCCCGTTCGGCGTGGTATGCCTGCAGTCGGGCGGCGAGGTGCGCCGCAAGGACGGCGGTGGCAGCGGCGCCGTGCGCTTCCACGACACCGGCGTGCAGGCCCACATCGACGAGGTGGACGCCGAGCAGGCGGGCATCCTGCACATCCGCTGCAGCGGACGTGAACGCTTCGAGCTCACCCAGCCGCGGCAGCAACCCGACGGCCTGTGGCTGGCCGATGCCGAGCTGCTGCCGGCCGACACGCCCGCCACGCCACCCGAAAGCACCGCGGCCACCGTGCAGGCACTGCGCGACGCCATCGAGGCGATGCGGCGCGAAGGCGCCGAGCCCTTCATCCCGCCCTACCAGTTCAACGATGCCGGCTGGGTGGCCAACCGCTGGTGCGAGATCCTGCCGATCAGCCGGCCCGCCAAGCAGAAGCTGATGGCGCTGGACGACCCGGTGGCGCGGCTCAAGCTGGTGGACGAGTTCCTGCGCGACCAGGGCGTCGTCGGAAGCTGA
- the rapZ gene encoding RNase adapter RapZ gives MREVVLITGISGSGKSVALHALEDAGYFCIDNLPPELLPDFLRIERDRSDRRVAIAVDVRSAGSLPHLLPLIDRLRGEGVGIRSLFLDASTDALVRRFSETRRPHPLSTTAAPARAGTDPSDPASDGRRALVDAIELERELLGELREVSTVIDTSQLRPAQLRLWLRDLVGAPHGGLTLVFESFAFKHGVPLDADFVFDVRVLPNPFYIRELRPFTGRDAGVADYLAAQPEVPEMLSQIGDFILRWLPAFENDQRSYLTVGIGCTGGQHRSVYLAEQLARRFRGHCATLLRHRELDARE, from the coding sequence ATGCGCGAGGTGGTGTTGATCACCGGCATCTCGGGCTCCGGCAAGTCCGTGGCCCTGCATGCGCTGGAAGATGCCGGCTACTTCTGCATCGACAACCTGCCGCCGGAGCTGCTGCCCGATTTCCTGCGCATCGAACGTGACCGCTCCGACCGCCGGGTGGCGATCGCGGTGGATGTGCGCAGTGCCGGCTCGCTGCCGCACCTCCTGCCGCTGATCGACCGGCTGCGCGGCGAAGGCGTGGGCATCCGCTCGCTGTTCCTGGATGCCAGCACCGATGCGCTGGTGCGCCGCTTCTCGGAAACGCGGCGGCCGCATCCGCTGTCCACCACCGCGGCGCCTGCGCGCGCCGGCACCGACCCGTCCGACCCTGCCAGCGACGGCCGCCGCGCGCTGGTGGATGCGATCGAGCTGGAGCGCGAGCTGCTGGGTGAGTTGCGCGAGGTGTCCACCGTCATCGACACCAGCCAGCTGCGCCCGGCCCAGCTGCGGCTGTGGCTGCGCGACCTGGTGGGCGCACCCCACGGCGGCCTGACGCTGGTGTTCGAGAGCTTCGCCTTCAAGCATGGCGTGCCGCTGGACGCCGACTTCGTGTTCGACGTGCGGGTGCTGCCCAACCCCTTCTACATCCGCGAGCTGCGCCCCTTCACAGGCCGCGATGCCGGCGTGGCCGACTACCTGGCCGCCCAGCCGGAGGTGCCCGAGATGCTGTCGCAGATCGGCGACTTCATCCTGCGCTGGCTGCCGGCCTTCGAGAACGACCAGCGCAGCTACCTCACCGTGGGCATCGGCTGCACCGGTGGCCAGCACCGCTCGGTGTACCTGGCCGAGCAGTTGGCCCGGCGCTTCCGCGGCCACTGCGCCACGCTGCTGCGCCACCGCGAACTGGACGCCCGGGAGTAG
- the recN gene encoding DNA repair protein RecN yields the protein MLRRLALRDFVIVPSLEIDLQPGFSVLTGETGAGKSILIDALQLALGSRGDAGVVREGAARADITAEFDLPPSLAGWLTEAGFDGSADDGVLLLRRSIDAQGKSRAWVNGHAATLAQLREAAEHLLDIHGQHAWQSLTRPAAVRALLDAQAGLVTQPLTDAWTAMRTAADALDAARAQRDSIERERERLAWQIGELDKLAPGDDEWDELNAEHQRASHAQALLDAARQALDAVADADTSADGLTLRAIDALGDVVHHDARLAEVIEVLRGAQAQLEDAAHTLHGYLGHTEVDPQRLEQLDARLGAWMSLARRYRRAPAELPALLAQWRSELAALDAAADLEGLQKAHADAQRRYQQEAAKVSKARAAAAGPLGDAVTRAMQQLGMGGGRFEVALLPQEAPQSYGLEAVEFRVAGHAGSTPRALAKVASGGELSRLALAIAVTTAARDDEGAGTLIFDEIDAGVGGAVADTVGRLMKQLGQRRQVMAVTHLAQVAACADHHFVVSKAAQRGITTSDVQPVAGEARVSEVARMLGGERLATSLAHAEQLLAQAAAPAVVADDVTAAPGKPTRKRSRA from the coding sequence ATGCTGCGCCGCCTGGCTCTGCGCGATTTCGTCATCGTGCCGTCGCTGGAGATCGACCTCCAGCCCGGCTTCTCGGTGCTGACCGGTGAAACCGGTGCCGGCAAGTCCATCCTGATCGATGCGCTGCAGCTGGCGCTGGGCAGCCGTGGCGACGCCGGCGTGGTGCGCGAAGGCGCCGCCCGTGCCGACATCACCGCCGAATTCGATCTGCCGCCCTCCCTGGCCGGCTGGCTGACCGAAGCCGGCTTCGACGGCAGTGCCGACGACGGCGTGCTGTTGCTGCGCCGCTCCATCGACGCGCAAGGCAAGAGCCGCGCGTGGGTGAACGGCCATGCCGCCACGCTGGCGCAGCTGCGCGAAGCGGCCGAGCACCTGCTGGACATCCACGGCCAGCATGCCTGGCAAAGCCTCACCCGCCCGGCCGCCGTGCGCGCGCTGCTGGACGCGCAGGCCGGCCTGGTCACCCAGCCGCTGACCGACGCCTGGACCGCGATGCGCACCGCCGCCGACGCGCTGGACGCCGCCCGCGCCCAGCGCGACAGCATCGAGCGCGAGCGTGAGCGCCTGGCCTGGCAGATCGGCGAGCTGGACAAGCTGGCCCCCGGCGACGACGAATGGGATGAGCTGAATGCCGAGCACCAGCGCGCCTCCCACGCCCAGGCGCTGCTGGACGCAGCCCGCCAGGCGCTGGACGCGGTGGCCGACGCCGACACCAGCGCCGACGGCCTGACCTTGCGAGCGATCGACGCGCTGGGCGACGTGGTGCACCACGACGCCCGCCTGGCCGAGGTGATCGAGGTGCTGCGCGGCGCGCAGGCGCAACTGGAAGACGCTGCCCACACCTTGCATGGCTACCTGGGCCATACCGAAGTCGACCCGCAGCGGCTGGAGCAGCTGGACGCCCGCCTGGGCGCCTGGATGAGCCTGGCCCGCCGCTACCGCCGCGCGCCGGCCGAGCTGCCCGCGCTGCTGGCCCAGTGGCGCAGCGAACTGGCCGCGCTGGACGCCGCTGCCGACCTCGAAGGCCTGCAGAAGGCCCATGCCGATGCCCAGCGCCGCTACCAGCAGGAGGCGGCCAAGGTGAGCAAGGCCCGCGCCGCGGCCGCCGGCCCGCTGGGCGATGCGGTGACCCGCGCGATGCAGCAGCTGGGCATGGGCGGCGGCCGCTTCGAGGTGGCGCTGCTGCCGCAAGAGGCGCCGCAGTCGTACGGCCTGGAAGCGGTGGAGTTCCGCGTCGCCGGCCATGCCGGCAGCACGCCACGGGCGCTGGCCAAGGTGGCCTCGGGCGGCGAGCTGTCGCGGCTGGCGCTGGCCATTGCCGTGACTACCGCCGCCCGCGACGATGAAGGCGCCGGCACGCTCATCTTCGACGAGATCGACGCCGGCGTGGGCGGTGCGGTGGCCGACACCGTCGGCCGGCTGATGAAGCAGCTGGGCCAGCGCCGGCAGGTGATGGCCGTGACCCACCTGGCCCAGGTGGCGGCCTGCGCCGACCATCATTTCGTGGTGTCCAAGGCGGCACAGCGCGGCATCACCACCAGCGACGTGCAGCCGGTGGCCGGCGAGGCACGCGTGAGCGAAGTGGCCCGCATGCTGGGCGGCGAGCGGCTGGCAACAAGCCTGGCCCACGCCGAACAATTGCTGGCCCAGGCTGCAGCGCCGGCCGTTGTGGCCGATGATGTAACGGCCGCTCCCGGCAAGCCCACCCGCAAGCGCTCACGTGCCTGA
- a CDS encoding NAD kinase, which yields MGNRFRHAAIVGKFQAQGMRALLEEIAQFLLSRGLEVSMERATANNTGMAAEYGALTPAEMGQQCDLAVVVGGDGTMLGIARELARHNIPLVGINQGRLGFITDITVAQFREALAPMLDGDYEEEHRSMLGGGVWRDGRPIFESMSLNDVVVSRGATASMVELRIHIGEEFVANMRADGLIIASPTGSTAYALSAGGPILHPGIAGWVLVPIASHTLSNRPIVLPDAAEITVEIVAGRDASANFDMHSLTSLLHGDEVRVQRSAHKVRFLHPRGWSYYATLRRKLRWYEGV from the coding sequence ATGGGCAACCGCTTCAGACATGCAGCCATCGTGGGCAAATTCCAGGCCCAGGGCATGCGCGCGCTGCTCGAGGAGATCGCGCAGTTCCTGCTGAGCCGCGGACTCGAAGTCTCGATGGAGCGCGCCACCGCCAACAACACCGGCATGGCCGCCGAATACGGCGCACTCACGCCCGCCGAAATGGGCCAGCAGTGCGACCTGGCCGTGGTGGTCGGCGGCGACGGCACGATGCTGGGCATCGCCCGCGAACTGGCGCGCCACAACATCCCGCTGGTCGGCATCAACCAGGGCCGGCTGGGCTTCATCACCGACATCACGGTGGCGCAGTTCCGCGAGGCGCTGGCGCCGATGCTGGACGGCGACTACGAAGAAGAACACCGCAGCATGCTGGGCGGCGGCGTCTGGCGAGATGGCCGGCCGATCTTCGAAAGCATGTCGCTGAACGACGTGGTGGTGAGCCGCGGCGCCACCGCCAGCATGGTGGAGCTGCGCATCCACATCGGCGAGGAGTTCGTCGCCAACATGCGGGCCGACGGGCTGATCATCGCCTCGCCCACCGGCTCCACCGCCTACGCGCTGTCGGCCGGCGGGCCCATCCTGCACCCGGGCATTGCGGGCTGGGTGCTGGTGCCCATTGCTTCGCACACCTTGTCCAACCGGCCCATCGTGCTGCCCGATGCGGCCGAGATCACGGTGGAGATCGTCGCCGGCCGCGACGCCTCGGCCAACTTCGACATGCACAGCCTGACCAGCCTGCTGCACGGCGACGAGGTGCGCGTGCAGCGCTCGGCGCACAAGGTGCGCTTCCTGCACCCGCGCGGATGGAGTTACTACGCCACGCTGCGGCGCAAGCTGCGCTGGTACGAAGGGGTTTGA
- the hrcA gene encoding heat-inducible transcriptional repressor HrcA codes for MLDERAKTLLKTLVERYIADGQPVGSRTLSKASGLDLSPATIRNVMADLEELGLIASPHTSAGRIPTARGYRLFVDTMLTARPFGAADLPADMAAAGGHLQPDQPQRVIATAAHMLSNLSNFVGVVTAPRKTSVFHHIEFLRLGERRVLLILVAPDGDVQNRVIFTARDYTQSELVEATNFLNQHYAGLTIDGVRERLKREIEALRGDIATLMQAAVQAGGEALEESEDQVVVSGERNLLAVQDFNDMGSLRKMFDLFEQKTQLMRLLDVSSRAEGVRIYIGGESRVVPFEELSVVSAPYEVDGQVVGTLGVIGPTRMAYDRMIQIVDITSRLVTNALSQPR; via the coding sequence ATGCTCGACGAGCGCGCCAAAACCCTGCTGAAGACCCTGGTCGAACGCTACATCGCGGACGGCCAGCCCGTGGGTTCGCGCACCTTGTCCAAGGCGTCGGGGCTGGACCTGTCGCCGGCCACCATCCGCAACGTGATGGCCGACCTGGAGGAGCTGGGCCTGATTGCCAGCCCGCACACCAGCGCGGGGCGCATTCCCACGGCCCGCGGCTACCGGTTGTTCGTCGACACCATGCTCACCGCGCGGCCCTTCGGCGCCGCCGACCTGCCGGCCGACATGGCGGCGGCGGGCGGCCACCTGCAGCCCGACCAGCCGCAGCGGGTCATCGCCACCGCGGCGCACATGCTGTCCAACCTGTCCAACTTCGTGGGGGTGGTCACGGCGCCGCGCAAGACCAGCGTCTTCCACCACATCGAGTTCCTGCGGCTGGGCGAGCGGCGGGTGCTGCTCATCCTGGTGGCGCCCGACGGCGACGTGCAGAACCGCGTCATCTTCACCGCCCGCGACTACACCCAGAGCGAGCTGGTGGAAGCCACCAACTTCCTGAACCAGCACTACGCGGGTTTGACCATCGACGGTGTGCGCGAGCGGCTCAAGCGCGAGATCGAGGCGCTGCGCGGCGACATCGCCACGCTGATGCAGGCCGCGGTGCAGGCCGGTGGTGAGGCGCTGGAGGAAAGCGAAGATCAGGTGGTGGTGAGCGGCGAGCGCAACCTGCTGGCGGTGCAGGACTTCAACGACATGGGCTCGCTGCGCAAGATGTTCGACCTGTTTGAGCAGAAGACGCAGCTGATGCGCCTGCTGGACGTGAGCAGCCGCGCCGAGGGCGTGCGCATCTACATCGGCGGCGAAAGTCGCGTGGTGCCCTTCGAGGAGCTGTCGGTCGTCAGCGCCCCGTACGAGGTAGACGGCCAGGTCGTCGGCACGCTGGGCGTCATCGGTCCCACCCGCATGGCCTACGACCGCATGATCCAGATCGTCGACATCACCTCGCGGCTGGTGACCAACGCACTGTCGCAGCCACGCTGA
- a CDS encoding YlcI/YnfO family protein, with amino-acid sequence MKTAILPQVRVEPQLRADLESVLREGETLSDFLESTVRQAVDYRRMQAEFDARADAAWARYQQTGKGVPAQEVVAQMRGRLDAKRRELQGKHRPDAA; translated from the coding sequence ATGAAGACCGCCATCCTGCCGCAAGTGCGTGTCGAGCCTCAGCTGAGAGCCGACCTGGAATCAGTTCTGCGCGAGGGCGAAACCCTGTCCGACTTCTTGGAATCGACCGTCCGTCAGGCGGTTGACTATCGGCGCATGCAAGCTGAATTCGATGCTCGCGCCGATGCGGCCTGGGCGCGATACCAGCAGACGGGCAAGGGTGTGCCAGCGCAGGAGGTCGTGGCACAGATGCGGGGGCGTCTTGACGCCAAGCGGCGCGAACTGCAAGGCAAGCATCGTCCGGATGCTGCATGA
- a CDS encoding type II toxin-antitoxin system RelE/ParE family toxin produces MTFRVVLGPEANADLQRLYQYLLDRAEYVEDLEVADRALQAVEEAMIALAKAPFLFRKEAGSRSQLRRELVVPFGASGYVLKYEIASPALVVVLAVRHQHEADYQ; encoded by the coding sequence ATGACGTTCCGGGTGGTGCTTGGCCCGGAGGCGAATGCGGACCTCCAGCGGCTGTACCAGTACCTGCTCGATCGAGCTGAGTACGTGGAGGACCTCGAGGTTGCGGACCGCGCATTGCAGGCCGTCGAGGAGGCCATGATTGCGCTTGCGAAGGCACCATTTCTGTTCCGCAAGGAAGCAGGGTCTCGAAGCCAACTGCGCCGCGAACTTGTCGTGCCGTTCGGGGCCTCTGGATATGTACTGAAGTATGAAATCGCTTCGCCAGCGCTTGTCGTGGTGCTGGCCGTCCGCCACCAGCACGAGGCCGACTACCAGTGA
- a CDS encoding alpha/beta fold hydrolase has product MDYVLVHGAWHGAWCWRRVLPGLWAAGHRAFAVSLTGVGERAHLLRPDINLQTHADDVCAVIEAEELQAAVLVGHSYGGIVITAVADRLAERLSHLVYLDAVVPEPGESWSSGHTPETQAARRAAIAATGTLPPADPAAFGLQGEDAAWVARRQTPQPGGVYDDLLHFDAQRINRLPRTFIDCTSPALATIDVMRRRVRAAPGWQVVEIATGHDPMVSAPDALLAALLAVG; this is encoded by the coding sequence ATGGACTACGTACTCGTGCATGGCGCCTGGCACGGCGCCTGGTGCTGGCGGCGAGTGCTGCCCGGCCTGTGGGCGGCCGGCCACCGGGCGTTTGCCGTATCGTTGACCGGCGTAGGGGAGCGGGCCCACCTGCTGCGGCCCGACATCAACCTGCAGACGCATGCCGACGACGTGTGCGCCGTCATCGAGGCCGAAGAACTGCAGGCTGCGGTGCTGGTGGGCCACAGCTACGGCGGCATCGTGATCACCGCGGTGGCTGACCGCCTAGCGGAGCGGTTGTCGCACCTGGTCTACCTGGATGCGGTGGTGCCCGAGCCGGGCGAAAGCTGGTCCAGCGGCCACACGCCCGAGACCCAGGCGGCCCGCCGCGCCGCCATCGCTGCCACCGGCACCCTCCCGCCGGCCGACCCCGCGGCTTTCGGTCTGCAGGGCGAAGACGCCGCGTGGGTGGCCCGCCGCCAGACACCGCAACCGGGCGGCGTGTACGACGACCTGCTGCACTTCGATGCGCAGCGCATCAACCGGCTGCCCCGCACTTTCATCGACTGCACCTCACCGGCGCTGGCCACCATCGATGTGATGCGCCGACGCGTGCGCGCCGCGCCTGGCTGGCAGGTGGTGGAGATCGCGACCGGCCACGACCCGATGGTGAGCGCGCCGGATGCACTGCTGGCGGCGCTGCTGGCGGTGGGCTGA